In a single window of the Cucurbita pepo subsp. pepo cultivar mu-cu-16 chromosome LG18, ASM280686v2, whole genome shotgun sequence genome:
- the LOC111780614 gene encoding derlin-1-like isoform X1, translated as MSSPAEFYNSLPPISKAYGTMCLLATTAFQLGLYDPGLIALDYELVFKHFQVWRLFTNFFFLGKFSINFGIRLLMIARYGVQLENGPFQRRTADFLWMMIFGALTLLVLSAIPIFSFSVLGISLVFMLLYVWSREFPNAQINIYGLVTLKAFYLPWAMLALDVIFGSPLVPDLLGILAGHLYYFLTVLHPLAGGKNILRTPFWVQRIVSRWRIGAPPIQRAVPDDRRTSGAFRGRSYRLND; from the exons ATGTCTTCTCCTGCCGA ATTTTACAACTCTCTTCCACCTATAAGTAAGGCGTATGGAACTATGTGTCTTTTGGCAACTACAGCATTCCAGCTTGGCTTGTACGATCCCGGGCTTATTGCGTTGGATTACGAACTCGTTTTCAAGCATTTCCAG GTGTGGAGGCTATTCACAAACTTCTTCTTCCTAGGAAAATTCTCTATCAATTTTGGAATTCGTTTACTAATGAT AGCAAGATATGGGGTACAACTTGAGAATGGACCATTTCAGAGGCGAACAGCAGATTTTCTGTGGATGATGATATTTGGAGCCTTAACATTACTG GTACTTTCTGCTATCCCAATCTTCTCGTTTTCAGTTTTAGGGATATCACTTGTGTTTATGCTTCTCTACGTCTGGAGTCGAGAATTTCCTAATGCACAGATCAACATATATGGCCTTGTGACTCTTAAG GCATTTTATCTGCCATGGGCCATGCTAGCGCTGGATGTCATTTTTGGTTCTCCACTTGTACCTGATTTACTAGGAATCCTAGCAGGGCATTTGTACTACTTTTTGACCGTGTTGCATCCATTAGCAGGCGGAAAGAACATATTGAGAACTCCATTTTGGGT ACAGAGGATAGTCTCAAGGTGGAGGATAGGCGCTCCACCAATTCAACGTGCAGTGCCTGATGATAGGCGTACGAGTGGAGCTTTCAGAGGGAGGTCTTATCGGCTTAATGACTAA
- the LOC111780714 gene encoding glucan endo-1,3-beta-glucosidase 13-like: MRRSRMGKGLGFNLIIIGILLFLVLLGHCQGSKVGVCYGRNADDLPTPNKVAQLVQLHNIKYLRIYDSNIQVLKAFANTGVELMIGIPNSDLLSFAQFQSNVDSWLKNSILPYYPASKITYITVGAEVTESPNNVSALVVPAMKNVLTGLRKAGLHKKIKVSSTHSLGVLSRSFPPSAGAFSSNYAFFLKPLLEFLADNQSPFMINIYPYYAYRESPSNVSLDYALFESSSEVIDPNTGLLYTNMFDAQIDALYFALMALNFRTIRVMVTETGWPSKGSPKETSATPDNAQTYNTNLIRHVINNTGTPARPGEELDVYIFSLFNENRKPGLDSERNWGLFYPDQTSVYNLDFTGKGAVDMSTQANSTSSNRTAWCIASSKASDMDLQNALDWACGSGNVDCTAIQPSQPCFEPDTLVSHASYAFNSYFQQNGATDVACGFGGNGVKVNKDPSYDNCLYATIGKNKTISSGNTTAISSTSSSSTSRIEVSAGLPIIMAFISYFL, translated from the exons ATGAGAAGAAGCAGAATGGGGAAAGGGCTTGGATTCAATCTCATCATTATTGGGATTTTGCTGTTCCTCGTACTCTTGG GCCATTGCCAGGGAAGTAAAGTTGGAGTTTGCTATGGAAGGAACGCAGACGACCTCCCAACACCTAATAAAGTGGCTCAGCTGGTCCAACTTCATAACATCAAATATCTTAGAATATATGATTCAAACATTCAAGTTCTCAAGGCCTTTGCCAACACTGGCGTTGAACTTATGATCGGGATTCCGAATTCAGATTTGCTGTCTTTTGCTCAGTTCCAGTCTAATGTAGACTCTTGGCTGAAGAACAGCATACTTCCTTATTACCCAGCTTCGAAAATAACGTACATAACGGTCGGTGCCGAGGTCACCGAGAGCCCCAACAATGTGTCTGCCTTGGTGGTGCCTGCCATGAAAAATGTACTTACTGGTCTCAGAAAGGCTGGTTTGCACAAGAAGATAAAGGTTTctagcactcattccctcGGCGTTTTGTCTCGGTCGTTTCCTCCTTCGGCTGGTGCTTTTAGTAGTAACTATGCGTTTTTCCTGAAACCTTTGTTGGAGTTTCTTGCTGACAACCAGTCTCCCTTTATGATCAATATCTATCCTTATTATGCTTACAGAGAATCCCCCAGCAATGTGTCGCTGGACTATGCTCTTTTCGAGTCATCATCCGAAGTTATTGATCCGAACACTGGTCTGCTTTACACGAACATGTTTGATGCTCAGATTGATGCTCTTTATTTTGCTTTGATGGCTCTAAATTTTAGAACAATTAGAGTGATGGTCACTGAAACAGGCTGGCCATCTAAAGGGTCACCAAAGGAGACGTCTGCGACTCCCGACAATGCTCAAACTTACAACACGAATCTTATCCGCCATGTTATCAATAATACAGGGACACCTGCAAGGCCTGGAGAGGAACTAGATGTATATATCTTCTCTTTGTTCAATGAAAACAGGAAGCCGGGGTTGGATTCTGAAAGGAACTGGGGATTGTTCTATCCAGACCAGACCAGTGTCTACAACTTGGACTTCACGGGAAAGGGCGCGGTAGACATGTCTACACAGGCTAATAGTACCAGCTCGAATAGAACTGCCTGGTGCATAGCTTCAAGCAAGGCTTCTGATATGGACTTGCAAAACGCCTTGGATTGGGCTTGTGGTTCGGGTAATGTCGATTGCACAGCCATTCAGCCAAGCCAGCCTTGTTTCGAACCAGATACTCTGGTTTCCCATGCATCTTATGCATTTAACAGCTATTTCCAGCAAAATGGAGCTACTGATGTTGCTTGTGGATTTGGAGGGAATGGAGTTAAAGTTAACAAGGACCCAA GCTATGATAATTGCTTGTATGCAACTATTGG GAAGAACAAGACGATCTCTTCCGGTAACACGACGGCAATATCCTCAACTTCCTCATCTTCTACTTCAAGGATTGAAGTTTCTGCAGGTTTACCTATTATCATGgccttcatatcatattttttgtaa
- the LOC111780039 gene encoding uncharacterized protein DDB_G0271670-like, which produces MGKLQENQQLGVDGAQSNGCCRWITEDCEASMESSMELSSVNSEASSSSSSSSSSSSSSSSLDMVEDAISPVSSSSFSSCSSNGPLYELSELMVHLPMKRGLSKYYDGKSESFTSLASVERLEDLAKRVSPITKKFKSCKSFDGHKSIIPRATIAKKASRSRGRTSLLCGSRSAIPVNGH; this is translated from the exons ATGGGAAAATTGCAAGAAAACCAGCAGCTTGGTGTTGATGGAGCTCAGAGTAATGGGTGTTGCAGATGGATCACGGAAGATTGTGAAGCTTCAATGGAGTCTTCAATGGAGCTCAGTTCTGTAAATTCTGAagcatcttcttcttcttcttcttcttcttcttcttcttcttcttcttcttctttggataTGGTGGAAGATGCCATCTCTCCGGTTTcaagttcttcattttcatcgtGTTCTTCAAATGGGCCTCTTTATGAGCTATCAGAGCTAATGGTTCATCTTCCTATGAA GAGAGGGTTGTCTAAATATTATGATGGTAAATCAGAGTCTTTTACGTCTCTAGCAAGTGTAGAAAGATTGGAAGATTTGGCTAAGAGGGTGTCTCCAATTACAAAAAAGTTCAAGTCTTGCAAGAGTTTTGATGGCCATAAATCCATTATTCCAAGGGCCACCATAGCCAAGAAAGCTTCAAGATCAAGAGGGAGAACTAGTTTGCTTTGTGGTTCTAGGTCTGCTATCCCTGTGAATGGCCACTGA
- the LOC111780038 gene encoding arginine--tRNA ligase, cytoplasmic-like isoform X1 produces the protein MFAPFLSPAPPSPLLSFNRFSHISPPSCIPAADLLRVASRRLISATKTTQSVSTMATEEENVGNMKRQLAKIFDVSLRATVPEEMDVEPLVAACAGKFGDYQCNNAMGLWSKIKGKGSQFKGPPSVGQAIMKNLPPSEIIESCSVAGPGFVNVLISKNWIAKSIQKMLIDGIETWSPRLPIKRAVVDFSSPNIAKEMHVGHLRSTIIGDTLARMLEFSNVDVLRRNHVGDWGTQFGMLIEFLFERFPNWEEVTETAIGDLQTFYKASKQRFDSDPAFKEKAQQAVVLLQGGEAKYRKAWAQICEISRNEFNRVYERLGVQLEEKGESFYNPYIPNVIKELTDKGLVEESQGARVIFIDGINIPLIVVKSDGGFNYASTDLAAIWYRLNEEKAEWIIYVTDIGQQQHFDMVFRACKRAGWLPLEDNKHPKATHVGFGLVLGEDGKRFRTRNTEVVRLVDLLDEAKSRSKAALIEREKAAEWTEAELEQIAEAVGYGAVKYADLKNNRLTNYTFNFDQMLNDKGNTAVYLLYAHARICSIIRKSGKDIEELKKTGTIVLEHEDERVLGLHLLQFSEVVEEACTNLLPNVLCEYLYNLSEIFTKKFYSNCQVVGSPQETSRLLLCEATGTVMRKCFYLLGIVPVYKI, from the exons atgTTCGCTCCCTTCCTATCGCCGGCTCCGCCTTCTCCATTGCTCTCTTTCAATCGATTTTCTCACATTTCTCCTCCCTCTTGCATTCCTGCTGCTG ACTTACTCCGGGTGGCGTCTAGGCGACTCATTTCTGCTACGAAGACGACACAATCGGTTTCCACAATGGCAACT GAGGAAGAAAACGTCGGTAATATGAAGCGACAATTAGCTAAAATATTCGACGTATCCCTTAGAGCGACGGTCCCTGAGGAGATGGATGTTGAGCCTTTGGTTGCTGCTTGTGCTGGAAAATTTGGCGACTATCAGTG CAATAATGCTATGGGCCTTTGgtctaaaataaaaggaaaaggaagtcAGTTCAAAGGCCCTCCTTCCGTTGGACAG GCCATTATGAAAAATCTTCCTCCATCTGAAATCATAGAATCATGTTCTGTGGCAGGCCCCGGTTTCGTGAATGTTCTAATATCCAAAAATTGGATTGCTAAG AGCATACAAAAAATGCTAATTGATGGTATTGAAACTTGGTCACCGCGGCTTCCAATTAAAAGAGCAGTAGTTGATTTCTCCTCGCCTAATATAGCAAAAGAAATGCATGTTGGCCACTTAAGATCTACGATCATTGGAGACACTCTAGCCAGGATGCTTGAATTTTCAAACGTTGATGTTCTTCGGAGAAACCATGTTGGTGACTGGGGAACACAG TTTGGTATGTTGATCGAATTCCTTTTTGAAAGATTTCCCAACTGGGAAGAAGTTACTGAAACAGCTATTGGAGATCTGCAG ACATTCTATAAGGCGTCAAAGCAGAGGTTTGATAGTGATCCTGCATTTAAGGAGAAGGCACAACAGGCAGTGGTTCTTCTTCAG GGTGGTGAAGCTAAATATCGCAAGGCTTGGGCACAAATATGTGAAATCAGCAGGAATGAATTTAATAGGGTGTACGAACGACTTGGAGTTCAATTAGAGGAGAAG GGAGAGAGCTTTTACAACCCATACATTCCTAATGTCATAAAAGAACTGACTGATAAGGGCTTGGTGGAAGAAAGTCAGGGTGCTCGTGTAATCTTTATTGATGGAATAAATATTCCTCTAATTGTTGTCAAGAGTGATGGTGGTTTCAATTATGCTTCAACTGATCTTGCAGCCATCTG GTATCGCcttaatgaagaaaaagctGAATGGATTATATATGTCACTGATATTGGGCAGCAGCAGCACTTTGACATGGTTTTCCGG GCTTGTAAACGTGCTGGCTGGCTTCCACTTGAGGATAATAAGCATCCTAAAGCAACCCATGttggttttggtttggttCTTGGTGAAGATGGCAAGCGTTTTCGTACTCGAAATACTGAAGTGGTTCGTTTAGTTGATTTGCTTGATGAAGCCAAGAGCCGCAGTAAAGCTGCACTTATTGAGAGGG AGAAAGCTGCAGAATGGACTGAAGCAGAACTTGAACAAATTGCTGAAGCTGTTGGTTATGGTGCTGTTAA ATATGCTGACCTCAAGAACAACAGGTTGACCAACTATACGTTCAATTTCGATCAGATGCTCAATGATAAG GGCAACACTGCTGTGTATTTGCTGTATGCCCATGCTCGTATCTGTTCAATCATCAGGAAATCTGGTAAAGACATAGAGGAGTTAAAAAAA ACGGGAACAATTGTGTTGGAGCACGAGGACGAGCGTGTTTTGGGGCTTCATTTGTTACAATTTTCCGag GTGGTCGAGGAAGCTTGCACCAATCTGTTGCCGAATGTGTTGTGTGAATACTTGTACAACTTATCGGAAATATTTACGAAAAAATTCTACTCCAACTGCCAG GTCGTTGGGTCGCCCCAAGAAACCAGCAGACTCCTACTTTGTGAAGCTACAGGCACAGTGATGAGGAAATGCTTCTATCTCCTCGGAATAGTACCTGTCTACAAAATATAA
- the LOC111780038 gene encoding arginine--tRNA ligase, chloroplastic/mitochondrial-like isoform X2: protein MATEEENVGNMKRQLAKIFDVSLRATVPEEMDVEPLVAACAGKFGDYQCNNAMGLWSKIKGKGSQFKGPPSVGQAIMKNLPPSEIIESCSVAGPGFVNVLISKNWIAKSIQKMLIDGIETWSPRLPIKRAVVDFSSPNIAKEMHVGHLRSTIIGDTLARMLEFSNVDVLRRNHVGDWGTQFGMLIEFLFERFPNWEEVTETAIGDLQTFYKASKQRFDSDPAFKEKAQQAVVLLQGGEAKYRKAWAQICEISRNEFNRVYERLGVQLEEKGESFYNPYIPNVIKELTDKGLVEESQGARVIFIDGINIPLIVVKSDGGFNYASTDLAAIWYRLNEEKAEWIIYVTDIGQQQHFDMVFRACKRAGWLPLEDNKHPKATHVGFGLVLGEDGKRFRTRNTEVVRLVDLLDEAKSRSKAALIEREKAAEWTEAELEQIAEAVGYGAVKYADLKNNRLTNYTFNFDQMLNDKGNTAVYLLYAHARICSIIRKSGKDIEELKKTGTIVLEHEDERVLGLHLLQFSEVVEEACTNLLPNVLCEYLYNLSEIFTKKFYSNCQVVGSPQETSRLLLCEATGTVMRKCFYLLGIVPVYKI from the exons ATGGCAACT GAGGAAGAAAACGTCGGTAATATGAAGCGACAATTAGCTAAAATATTCGACGTATCCCTTAGAGCGACGGTCCCTGAGGAGATGGATGTTGAGCCTTTGGTTGCTGCTTGTGCTGGAAAATTTGGCGACTATCAGTG CAATAATGCTATGGGCCTTTGgtctaaaataaaaggaaaaggaagtcAGTTCAAAGGCCCTCCTTCCGTTGGACAG GCCATTATGAAAAATCTTCCTCCATCTGAAATCATAGAATCATGTTCTGTGGCAGGCCCCGGTTTCGTGAATGTTCTAATATCCAAAAATTGGATTGCTAAG AGCATACAAAAAATGCTAATTGATGGTATTGAAACTTGGTCACCGCGGCTTCCAATTAAAAGAGCAGTAGTTGATTTCTCCTCGCCTAATATAGCAAAAGAAATGCATGTTGGCCACTTAAGATCTACGATCATTGGAGACACTCTAGCCAGGATGCTTGAATTTTCAAACGTTGATGTTCTTCGGAGAAACCATGTTGGTGACTGGGGAACACAG TTTGGTATGTTGATCGAATTCCTTTTTGAAAGATTTCCCAACTGGGAAGAAGTTACTGAAACAGCTATTGGAGATCTGCAG ACATTCTATAAGGCGTCAAAGCAGAGGTTTGATAGTGATCCTGCATTTAAGGAGAAGGCACAACAGGCAGTGGTTCTTCTTCAG GGTGGTGAAGCTAAATATCGCAAGGCTTGGGCACAAATATGTGAAATCAGCAGGAATGAATTTAATAGGGTGTACGAACGACTTGGAGTTCAATTAGAGGAGAAG GGAGAGAGCTTTTACAACCCATACATTCCTAATGTCATAAAAGAACTGACTGATAAGGGCTTGGTGGAAGAAAGTCAGGGTGCTCGTGTAATCTTTATTGATGGAATAAATATTCCTCTAATTGTTGTCAAGAGTGATGGTGGTTTCAATTATGCTTCAACTGATCTTGCAGCCATCTG GTATCGCcttaatgaagaaaaagctGAATGGATTATATATGTCACTGATATTGGGCAGCAGCAGCACTTTGACATGGTTTTCCGG GCTTGTAAACGTGCTGGCTGGCTTCCACTTGAGGATAATAAGCATCCTAAAGCAACCCATGttggttttggtttggttCTTGGTGAAGATGGCAAGCGTTTTCGTACTCGAAATACTGAAGTGGTTCGTTTAGTTGATTTGCTTGATGAAGCCAAGAGCCGCAGTAAAGCTGCACTTATTGAGAGGG AGAAAGCTGCAGAATGGACTGAAGCAGAACTTGAACAAATTGCTGAAGCTGTTGGTTATGGTGCTGTTAA ATATGCTGACCTCAAGAACAACAGGTTGACCAACTATACGTTCAATTTCGATCAGATGCTCAATGATAAG GGCAACACTGCTGTGTATTTGCTGTATGCCCATGCTCGTATCTGTTCAATCATCAGGAAATCTGGTAAAGACATAGAGGAGTTAAAAAAA ACGGGAACAATTGTGTTGGAGCACGAGGACGAGCGTGTTTTGGGGCTTCATTTGTTACAATTTTCCGag GTGGTCGAGGAAGCTTGCACCAATCTGTTGCCGAATGTGTTGTGTGAATACTTGTACAACTTATCGGAAATATTTACGAAAAAATTCTACTCCAACTGCCAG GTCGTTGGGTCGCCCCAAGAAACCAGCAGACTCCTACTTTGTGAAGCTACAGGCACAGTGATGAGGAAATGCTTCTATCTCCTCGGAATAGTACCTGTCTACAAAATATAA
- the LOC111780041 gene encoding E3 ubiquitin-protein ligase RNF165-like — MEHLGTPRLTTSILSVQVRASPPDLQQPLPPQTLQQISLKFRVEVKCRHIQVANNNTVISFTAHRYRRLPFPICHLPLALVERDHIPALQNRLSVHFADYSELVDPTKVADEIIRKWIEIREREDLNAFGRVFRLTVTLKVWNVGMFYDRRVEDEVMSCDRSRGIEMILMRVRFEEIESDDVCVICLEELKRRKKSLVGMPCFHVFHRNCIVKWLADTNSCPVCRFQMSRARRP, encoded by the coding sequence ATGGAACATCTGGGCACTCCACGTTTAACCACGAGCATCTTATCAGTCCAAGTTAGAGCTTCCCCTCCCGACCTTCAACAACCACTTCCCCCTCAAACCCTTCAACAAATCAGCCTCAAATTCCGTGTCGAAGTCAAATGCCGTCACATACAAGTAGCCAATAACAACACCGTAATTTCCTTCACTGCCCATAGATACCGACGCCTTCCTTTCCCAATCTGCCACCTTCCTCTCGCCCTTGTCGAACGCGACCACATCCCTGCGTTGCAAAATCGATTGTCGGTGCACTTCGCTGATTATAGCGAGCTCGTTGATCCTACGAAGGTAGCGGATGAGATCATACGGAAGTGGATTGAAATTCGAGAGAGGGAAGATTTGAATGCGTTTGGGAGAGTTTTTCGTCTGACTGTTACGCTGAAAGTTTGGAATGTTGGGATGTTTTACGATCGACGAGTGGAAGATGAAGTAATGAGTTGTGATCGGAGTCGTGGTATCGAGATGATATTGATGAGGGTGAGATTTGAAGAGATTGAAAGCGATGATGTTTGTGTGATTTGTTTGGAGGAGttgaagaggaggaagaaatcGTTGGTGGGAATGCCttgttttcatgtttttcatcGGAATTGCATTGTCAAGTGGTTGGCAGATACCAATTCCTGTCCCGTTTGTAGATTTCAAATGTCGAGGGCTCGTAGGCCCTAG